From the Paenibacillus sp. MMS20-IR301 genome, the window GCCGCCTTATCGCTCTGCGATACCGCTCCGCTGGTCAGCGCATCGGTGATATTGCTCTTTGTGCGGTTGGTGAACAGGCTGACGAACAGCGCCATTCCCAGTGCACCGCCTACGGTCCGCAAAGTGTTAGACATTGCTGTGCCGTGTGAAGCCAGGCGCTGCGGCAGCTGATTCAGACCGGCTGTTACAATCGGCATCATCAGCATCGACATCCCGAACATCCGGGCGGTATAAGTAAGAATCAGATGCGTATACGTTGTGGAATCACTGATCTGGCTGAATTCCCAAGTGGTGATAGCTGTGATGGTCAGGCCGAGCACCGCCAGCCATCTTGCGCCGATTTTATCAAATATAATTCCGGTAATCGGAGACATGATACCCATCAGAATCGCACCCGGCAGCAGCATCAGCCCGGACTCCATCGGTGTAAAGCCGCGGATTGTCTGAAGATAGATCGGGAGCAGAATCATGCCGGCATACATAGCCATTGTTACGATAATGTTAATCACTGTAGTAAGGGAATACATGTTGTAACGGAAAATACGGAATTCAAGCAGCGGCTTATCCGCCGTAAGCTCACGCCAGACGAACAAGGCCAGCGAGACTACGCCCAGGATCAGGCAAAGGATAACCGTCATGCTGTTCCAGCCGTCTGTTCCGGCATCACTGAATCCGTACAGCAGACCGCCAAAGCCCAGTGTCGATAAAATTACGCCCGGCTTATCCAGTCTTGGAGAAGTCAGCTTGCCTACGTTCTGCATCGTCTTCATGCCAAGCAGTGTAGAGAAGATGGCCAGCGGAAGCACAATGTAGAACAGCACACGCCAGGAGTAGTTCTGGACTACCCAACCGGACAGCGTTGGTCCGACTGCCGGAGCAAAGATCATTGCCACTGCCATCAGCCCCATCGCCTTACCGCGTTCTTCAATCGGGAAGATACGCAGGAACACAATGTTCATCAGCGGCATCAGTATTCCGGCCCCTACAGCCTGAATCACTCTGCCGACCATAATCATCTCAAATCCTGCACCTGTCGCACACACCAGTGTACCTATCGAGAATAGGATCATTGCCGTTGTAAAGAGCTGGCGGGTCGTAAATTTCTCCACCAGGTAAGCGCTGATCGGCACCAGCACCCCGTTAACCAGCATGAACCCTGTAGTCAGCCATTGTGCCGTATTGGCGGCGATCTTCAGGTCCTCCATCATTTTGGGCAGGGCCACATTCATCAGCGTCTGATTGAGCAGCGCCACGAACGCGCCGATCAGCAGCGCTGCAATAATCGGACCTCTGCGGAACGCCTTGGACGCTCCGGTATCAGCAGTTATTGTACTCATAGCTTCTTGTTGTCTCTCCCTTGTTCGAGAATTTGAATAATTTGGCCATGCAGCCGCAGCAGCTCACGGACATCCTCTGCTGGGATATCCTTCAGCGGCTGGAGATACCTTCTGAGCGACTGCTTGCTCAGATCACGTATTTCTTGGCCCTTATCAGTCATAGCCAGCTTAAATATACGCCTGTCGCTCTCCGAGCGTTGTCTGGTTATCAATCCGGCCTTCACCATCCGGTCAACCACTCCGCTTGCGGCGCTGTTCCCAAGATGCAGCAGCTCTGCAAGCTCAGTGATGCCGATATCAGGATGTGCCGACAGCTTACGCAGTACCATAAGCTGCGTAGAAGTAATATTAAGTTCTTCGGCATCCTTCCAAAGCAGCTGCTGGAAATTATGGGTGATGCAGCGGAAAGAGGAGAGAATATCGTCGAGCTGCTGTTCTTTTTCCTCCACCATTCATCCCTCCATTAGCTTATTGCGAAATACTTCGCATGCGAACTATTTTACTATTTAACTATTTATCCGTCAATGCTTTGCAGCAATTTTCTGAAAATGATCTTTTTCTTTCAACCTAATAATCCTGAATGAAAGCGGGGAATCGC encodes:
- a CDS encoding DHA2 family efflux MFS transporter permease subunit, yielding MSTITADTGASKAFRRGPIIAALLIGAFVALLNQTLMNVALPKMMEDLKIAANTAQWLTTGFMLVNGVLVPISAYLVEKFTTRQLFTTAMILFSIGTLVCATGAGFEMIMVGRVIQAVGAGILMPLMNIVFLRIFPIEERGKAMGLMAVAMIFAPAVGPTLSGWVVQNYSWRVLFYIVLPLAIFSTLLGMKTMQNVGKLTSPRLDKPGVILSTLGFGGLLYGFSDAGTDGWNSMTVILCLILGVVSLALFVWRELTADKPLLEFRIFRYNMYSLTTVINIIVTMAMYAGMILLPIYLQTIRGFTPMESGLMLLPGAILMGIMSPITGIIFDKIGARWLAVLGLTITAITTWEFSQISDSTTYTHLILTYTARMFGMSMLMMPIVTAGLNQLPQRLASHGTAMSNTLRTVGGALGMALFVSLFTNRTKSNITDALTSGAVSQSDKAAMAKLTQEATINGITHAFAVATWVTVVALVLALFIKKTSPQPDFLKTEEEEPVLAHKVKSQQA
- a CDS encoding MarR family transcriptional regulator, with translation MVEEKEQQLDDILSSFRCITHNFQQLLWKDAEELNITSTQLMVLRKLSAHPDIGITELAELLHLGNSAASGVVDRMVKAGLITRQRSESDRRIFKLAMTDKGQEIRDLSKQSLRRYLQPLKDIPAEDVRELLRLHGQIIQILEQGRDNKKL